The Aethina tumida isolate Nest 87 chromosome 5, icAetTumi1.1, whole genome shotgun sequence genomic sequence CAGTATTAGCCATACTCTTATTGAACTTCTGTTGATCGTATTACCAAACAGGCGATTATGACTAAAGTATAGACGTGCACGGTGGACGCGGGCATGTTTTCCATTTCCCGCAAAGCCACCAGAGCCGGCTCGAACCCGGGCTTCAGCTCGAGCGTGTGCCTCAGATGCACCATCGCCTCCTGATAGTGTCCGTACGCTTTGAAGATCTCCCCGAGAGTGAAGTACTGTTGCCACGCACCCTTGACCGAATTGAGCACCTCCAACGACCTCCTCGTCAGGTAAATGGCGTCGTCCAGATACTGCAGGGCGAACAGGACCCGGGCCAGGTTCAGGAGCACGTCAGAATTGTGCGGGGATACGGCCAACGCTCGTCTGAAGCATTCGATTGCCTTTTCCGTGTCACCTTTAATGCGCCAGAACTGACCGATCTGGTTGTACAGCTGCACAGACTTTGGTTTCtggaataaacaaattattacatattaagtTCAATCACAACAACTAAATAATTGTACCTCTTTTCTGGCTTTTCTCAGTTTCTTCTCTAAAGAGTCTACATCTAAGTCAGGCTGTTTGTTTTTAGTCTTaacattgaaaatttgtattgcTTGTGGTTCGGGTATATGTGGATGTCTTTTCCTGTTCAGAACCCCCACTAATGTatcataaaatgtgaaattaacAGGTTTGCCACAGTCCAAAGGATCTTcatcaacattatttattaagtaatctGAACTGGAACTGTTTGTTATGGTTGATCTTAAAACAACATCAAAACATTTGattcaaaactattttatttcttcctacctttcattttttatttgatgacAGTTTGTGCAATAATACGTATCTGGTGCCTTTTTAATCCAATGCTTGCCGTCATGTTCAGTCGATACTAATATTTGAAACAGTGGATCGTCCTCTGGATAAATGTCAAGTCTTGTTGGACCACCACCAAACCCTACATCCTGCTCGTACAATTTGACCTcaacaattttagttttgtcTTCGCTTAAACGCCATACGTACGATGTTTTGGAGTTGATTATTACGATTTCAAAGCATAAAATGTAAAGGAACACAGACAAGTGTTGAATATCTCCACTCATGACTAGAATTGGGTCttcaaagttattttattagcgTTCTAACATTTATTAGTCATTTTTGTGTAGTTGTCATTCAGCATATAGAACAATATTCAATTACAACTGAAGAATTGTGTATTgttgcatattaaataaacaatgtctGTCACTATTTAGGTTATTTTTATCTGTCAAACATTCATGTGAAGTTATGAGCTAATTATTCGTAAATAATGTGCCACTATTTGATATGTATATTTagtatcaaatatatatattacaattttaatttcagttaacaattataaattttaaaaatataaatttagttcaatatttcaagttaaatattcaaataaataaataatttagtgtaGGGGATATAGCTCAGTGGTAGAGCATTCGACTGCAGATCGAGAGGTCCCCGGTTCAAACCCGGGTGTCCCCTAgctacttttttttattattttaaattttaacataataaaaaagtttacattattattaaaataaaatgatttaccattttatattcgtaattttaaaaatagagatattaatttatttatttaagattttatttattatattaaattataataattttaattttattaaatatgtccatgtaatttataatgtaaatccatacaattatataattattttttaagtaagtgCATTAATAGAAGtacatttattgataatattgaatccaagtaaacaacaaataaaaatcctCAATTGCATCATAAGCGATGAGTCACAACAGTGCCGATTCAAAACACTACAATTTTACGCAACattctttttgtttatatcATGTAAACTGATCAATATCGACCATTTAAACATTCCGCTTTATATTTCGTCAATGATTGGTTGAAAATACTCGAATGTAAATATTCAACCAATCACTTTTAACCACATACACTTCAGTCTCGTGACGCAGAATGGAAAGATTCTCGACGCATATTGCATCAGAAACATTTAGTTT encodes the following:
- the LOC109606137 gene encoding uncharacterized protein LOC109606137 isoform X1; this encodes MSGDIQHLSVFLYILCFEIVIINSKTSYVWRLSEDKTKIVEVKLYEQDVGFGGGPTRLDIYPEDDPLFQILVSTEHDGKHWIKKAPDTYYCTNCHQIKNERSTITNSSSSDYLINNVDEDPLDCGKPVNFTFYDTLVGVLNRKRHPHIPEPQAIQIFNVKTKNKQPDLDVDSLEKKLRKARKEKPKSVQLYNQIGQFWRIKGDTEKAIECFRRALAVSPHNSDVLLNLARVLFALQYLDDAIYLTRRSLEVLNSVKGAWQQYFTLGEIFKAYGHYQEAMVHLRHTLELKPGFEPALVALREMENMPASTVHVYTLVIIACLVLGVLLAIVSSKEGAEDCEVRTHHRHFNKAIAMRSLRFSVPQKRKKGTS
- the LOC109606137 gene encoding uncharacterized protein LOC109606137 isoform X2, which produces MSGDIQHLSVFLYILCFEIVIINSKTSYVWRLSEDKTKIVEVKLYEQDVGFGGGPTRLDIYPEDDPLFQILVSTEHDGKHWIKKAPDTYYCTNCHQIKNESSSSDYLINNVDEDPLDCGKPVNFTFYDTLVGVLNRKRHPHIPEPQAIQIFNVKTKNKQPDLDVDSLEKKLRKARKEKPKSVQLYNQIGQFWRIKGDTEKAIECFRRALAVSPHNSDVLLNLARVLFALQYLDDAIYLTRRSLEVLNSVKGAWQQYFTLGEIFKAYGHYQEAMVHLRHTLELKPGFEPALVALREMENMPASTVHVYTLVIIACLVLGVLLAIVSSKEGAEDCEVRTHHRHFNKAIAMRSLRFSVPQKRKKGTS